In Clostridium sp. SY8519, one genomic interval encodes:
- a CDS encoding LysR family transcriptional regulator translates to MTTQQIQYFIKLAEDLNFTSVANYFFITQPTLSRQISNLETELEFPLFAREKNRVFLTAEGKLFYEKILPFYGQLQSSVEEIRNLYQRNYQSLNIGVMDEQIMNTEILLVLNQLRMQNPDVMYHFYREGHAVLVEKLLEGTCSLINVLKMPQDNLDSSCFPFLLLAEESTYIAIHRSLSADLPDIISRELLGELFNQHPLILPKIKMPAGFDPLEELSKAMGISFEGMKIRHIFESNPLSVPMNIIAKQGFAITNESNLFYADPQIRVIEIAGASKYKKGIYYNAQSGNPVLDTFIEKIHFLLAEKNELSL, encoded by the coding sequence ATGACAACTCAGCAGATCCAGTATTTTATTAAACTTGCGGAAGACCTGAATTTTACCAGTGTGGCCAATTATTTTTTTATTACGCAGCCGACGCTTTCGAGACAGATCAGTAATCTGGAAACTGAGCTGGAATTTCCGCTGTTTGCCCGGGAAAAAAACCGGGTTTTTTTAACCGCAGAAGGAAAACTGTTCTATGAAAAAATACTTCCCTTCTACGGGCAGCTGCAGAGTTCCGTAGAAGAAATCCGCAATTTGTATCAGAGAAATTATCAGAGCCTGAATATCGGAGTTATGGATGAGCAGATCATGAACACAGAGATCCTTTTGGTACTGAACCAGCTTCGAATGCAGAATCCGGATGTGATGTATCATTTCTACAGGGAAGGACACGCAGTGCTTGTGGAAAAACTTTTGGAAGGGACCTGCTCTCTGATCAATGTGCTGAAAATGCCCCAGGACAATCTGGACAGCAGTTGTTTTCCGTTTCTTCTCCTTGCAGAAGAAAGCACCTATATTGCCATACACCGTTCATTATCTGCGGATCTGCCGGATATTATCTCCCGTGAACTGCTTGGAGAATTATTCAATCAACATCCCCTGATATTGCCGAAAATCAAAATGCCGGCTGGTTTTGATCCTCTGGAAGAACTGAGTAAGGCCATGGGAATATCATTTGAAGGAATGAAAATCAGGCATATCTTTGAAAGCAATCCCCTGTCTGTTCCAATGAATATCATTGCAAAACAGGGGTTTGCTATTACAAACGAAAGCAATCTTTTTTATGCGGATCCCCAGATACGTGTGATAGAGATTGCGGGTGCATCCAAGTACAAAAAAGGAATCTACTACAATGCCCAGTCAGGAAATCCGGTGCTGGATACGTTTATTGAAAAAATACATTTTCTCCTGGCAGAAAAAAATGAGCTTTCCCTGTAA
- a CDS encoding alcohol dehydrogenase catalytic domain-containing protein, translating to MKAVKYHGPGELEFVEIPVPEVTDDTVLVKVRYCGICGTDVHAYKMPGIFDYELVLGHETVGVVEKTGSHVKNVHVGDRVAVGPPGDCGSCYSCNTGHPNTCANAFPETLGIGPNTQGAYAEYILSRHPQNELFLIPETVKDEQAVLFDVIGVGFHAVRKSRLKLGENAVVAGCGSIGLSAVQAAKLTGARTVIAFDVNPARRKMALQAGADYAFDATESGIQEAKSILVHEGGAHVTYEAAGNPATMALCADLTMANGQIMVIGSDGRPYELVSAALGPRELDFQLSFTYTKEEIHMLFEMMASGMWKTDIYTTEIADLDQAIEKIEELASGKLDVARVLLKP from the coding sequence ATGAAAGCTGTAAAATATCATGGACCGGGGGAACTGGAATTTGTGGAGATTCCCGTTCCGGAAGTGACGGATGATACGGTTTTGGTTAAAGTGCGTTACTGTGGAATCTGTGGAACAGACGTTCACGCCTATAAAATGCCGGGGATTTTTGATTATGAATTAGTACTGGGGCATGAGACAGTCGGTGTTGTGGAAAAAACAGGCAGCCATGTGAAAAATGTACACGTGGGAGACCGTGTAGCAGTCGGCCCTCCGGGAGACTGCGGTTCCTGCTATTCCTGCAATACAGGACATCCGAATACATGTGCCAATGCATTTCCGGAAACACTGGGAATCGGTCCGAATACCCAAGGGGCATATGCGGAGTATATTTTGTCCCGTCATCCGCAAAATGAGTTGTTTTTGATTCCGGAAACGGTAAAGGATGAGCAGGCAGTTCTGTTTGATGTAATTGGTGTAGGTTTTCATGCTGTGCGGAAATCCAGACTGAAACTGGGGGAAAATGCAGTAGTAGCAGGCTGCGGCTCCATCGGGCTTTCAGCGGTTCAGGCGGCAAAACTGACGGGCGCCAGAACAGTGATTGCTTTTGATGTCAATCCGGCAAGAAGAAAAATGGCATTGCAGGCGGGAGCAGATTATGCTTTTGATGCAACGGAGTCAGGCATACAGGAAGCAAAGTCGATTCTAGTCCATGAAGGCGGCGCCCATGTCACGTATGAAGCAGCTGGAAATCCTGCGACAATGGCATTATGCGCAGATCTGACTATGGCAAATGGCCAGATTATGGTGATTGGCAGTGACGGACGGCCTTATGAGCTGGTGTCTGCTGCATTGGGACCGAGAGAACTGGATTTTCAGCTGAGTTTTACTTATACAAAAGAAGAAATTCACATGCTGTTTGAAATGATGGCATCCGGAATGTGGAAGACAGATATCTATACTACGGAAATAGCAGATCTGGATCAGGCCATTGAGAAAATAGAAGAACTGGCATCTGGCAAACTGGATGTAGCGCGCGTACTGTTAAAGCCGTAA
- a CDS encoding GntP family permease, whose translation MTVIGVLGLIAAFIIVTLFTYKGMNLAYVVIIACLVVFVTNGMPILKSFADPVFSGVATQIPSLLPLYLFGGILGKLYLDSGASQKLSKVLLDLFCKKDDVVKRRFRGVIIVVVIGALFGFIGIDPYATLFIMIGIATGVCEEADIPRRYLPVMLILGTTLSGALPGSLSAQNVICANFLKGTSSLSAWFPGVVFCVFLITVSFVYLRKQIIMDTGKGLRFEYGPLKPPVEIDKTNYPPFLLTIIPLVIVPLCANTICKSYAWAAMAIGCVAACICFGRYIPKFEGTSRIRTVINSLNDGVTLAGIPAIILLNFALGYAVQAAPSFKVLQNFFTSLAGPPLLILAIIGIVMLGISASMSGLIIALGVAASVYIPYVGVDADAVYRVLLCTNTVLDTLPFNAAVVTLFMITGIKYKEGYPLVFRTTVLYTFIGTLIVALLLTVAPGLA comes from the coding sequence ATGACAGTAATAGGGGTTTTGGGATTGATCGCGGCGTTTATTATTGTGACGCTGTTTACCTATAAGGGCATGAATCTGGCCTATGTGGTAATTATTGCATGCTTAGTTGTATTTGTGACAAATGGTATGCCAATTTTAAAGAGTTTTGCAGATCCGGTTTTTTCGGGAGTTGCGACACAGATACCTTCCCTGCTGCCGCTGTATCTGTTTGGCGGAATTTTGGGGAAACTGTATTTGGATTCCGGGGCATCACAGAAACTGTCAAAGGTACTGCTGGACTTGTTCTGCAAAAAAGATGATGTGGTAAAAAGAAGATTTCGCGGAGTCATTATTGTAGTGGTTATCGGGGCTCTGTTTGGTTTTATCGGAATTGATCCCTATGCGACTTTGTTCATTATGATTGGAATTGCAACCGGCGTGTGTGAGGAAGCGGATATTCCAAGAAGATATCTGCCGGTTATGCTGATTTTGGGTACCACGTTATCCGGGGCGCTGCCGGGTTCCCTGAGTGCTCAAAACGTAATTTGCGCAAACTTTTTGAAGGGAACATCCTCTTTGTCCGCGTGGTTCCCGGGTGTGGTATTCTGCGTCTTTTTGATTACTGTGTCTTTTGTTTATCTCAGAAAGCAGATTATTATGGATACAGGAAAAGGGCTGAGGTTTGAATATGGACCTTTGAAACCGCCGGTAGAAATCGACAAAACCAATTATCCGCCGTTTCTATTAACAATCATTCCACTGGTAATTGTTCCGCTGTGTGCCAATACGATCTGCAAGTCATATGCATGGGCAGCCATGGCAATCGGATGTGTGGCAGCATGCATTTGTTTTGGAAGATATATTCCAAAATTTGAAGGAACCAGCCGTATTCGTACAGTGATTAACAGTCTGAATGATGGTGTTACCCTCGCCGGTATTCCTGCGATTATTTTGCTGAACTTTGCATTGGGGTATGCGGTGCAGGCAGCACCTTCCTTCAAAGTACTGCAAAATTTCTTTACTTCTCTGGCGGGACCGCCGTTACTGATTCTTGCAATTATTGGAATCGTGATGCTGGGAATCTCTGCATCCATGTCCGGATTGATTATTGCGCTGGGGGTTGCGGCATCTGTTTATATCCCCTATGTCGGAGTGGATGCGGACGCGGTATACCGTGTCCTGTTATGCACCAATACGGTACTGGATACCCTGCCGTTCAATGCTGCAGTGGTGACTTTGTTCATGATCACCGGGATCAAATACAAAGAAGGCTATCCGCTGGTATTTCGAACAACAGTATTATATACGTTTATTGGAACGCTTATTGTTGCGTTACTTTTGACAGTGGCGCCTGGATTAGCTTAG